From the Cryptomeria japonica chromosome 2, Sugi_1.0, whole genome shotgun sequence genome, one window contains:
- the LOC131052349 gene encoding EIN3-binding F-box protein 1 — MESSMDMATRDGGLVSRIVTRLHDTHDLLSASMVCKAWNDEVTWNALYLTVRSRTLLPSLILRFKNITKSNLTQCCDQLEDTDLQMISASFKTLITLQLGNREQPQERISNIGFIEFVRSCTMLEHVVLSSLPNLLDSGIAELARVCKRLRTLNLENCKNLSGNALASLSDCKSLRELSLKGSLGFTPSCLSETGQNCPMLVKICLEIDFMDISLGLKSLALHCIHLQELSLKFSLGDLGELSQFSTLISLHIDTDQPMFFDALIANVAASNRGLKEFVYNNWHCPLSYAATTGLVQNCKSLEKLCLVASRLTESALLCIMQCRALKCLALQCFGSEGQGLAAIGLCGMQLKEFSLRFGRGIRDVELETLMMHSNQELEQIDLYHCLGPSSRGFSTIGLCPNLQSLDLSWTNVDDLSLATIANGAKMLRHLSLVNCEVVSDMKVLSNFRALEHLNVDQCPFVTDEGLDFLAARCSKLAYLSLASTMITDTGLSYLTSCSSLRSLRIPYCRHVQGPGLVILASKCNWIQNLVISNRFRNASVLEDLRKHCCMVHFEVDDMALIPFAFGRAADV, encoded by the coding sequence ATGGAGAGCAGCATGGATATGGCGACGAGAGATGGTGGACTGGTGTCCCGCATAGTAACGCGCCTTCACGATACGCATGATTTGCTCTCGGCATCCATGGTCTGCAAAGCCTGGAACGACGAGGTCACATGGAATGCACTCTACCTTACTGTTAGGTCACGTACATTACTTCCCTCACTAATTCTGCGctttaaaaatattacaaaatcaaACCTTACTCAGTGCTGTGATCAATTGGAAGACACGGATCTGCAGATGATCTCTGCATCTTTTAAAACCCTAATTACACTGCAGTTGGGGAATCGGGAGCAACCCCAGGAGCGAATTTCTAATATAGGTTTTATAGAATTTGTTAGAAGTTGTACCATGCTTGAACATGTTGTTCTTTCATCTCTGCCCAATTTGCTGGATTCGGGCATTGCGGAGTTGGCTAGGGTTTGTAAGAGGCTTCGGACCCTCAATCTCGAGAACTGCAAGAATTTGTCAGGAAATGCCCTAGCATCCCTTTCAGATTGCAAGAGTCTGCGTGAATTGAGTTTAAAGGGTAGTTTAGGGTTTACTCCATCATGCTTGTCGGAAACAGGACAGAATTGTCCAATGCTTGTGAAGATCTGTCTTGAGATTGATTTTATGGACATTAGTTTGGGCTTGAAGTCTCTGGCTCTGCATTGCATCCACCTTCAGGAATTGTCTTTAAAGTTTAGTCTTGGTGACTTGGGAGAATTATCACAGTTTTCTACTTTGATTTCGCTGCACATAGATACAGATCAGCCAATGTTTTTCGATGCTCTGATAGCAAACGTCGCTGCATCGAACAGGGGCCTCAAAGAATTTGTGTACAATAATTGGCATTGCCCTTTGAGTTATGCAGCTACAACGGGGCTTGTGCAGAATTGCAAGAGTCTTGAAAAACTTTGTTTGGTGGCATCAAGATTGACCGAGTCTGCATTGTTGTGTATAATGCAATGTAGGGCTCTAAAATGCCTTGCACTTCAATGTTTCGGCAGCGAAGGGCAAGGTCTGGCTGCTATTGGTCTTTGTGGGATGCAGTTAAAGGAATTCTCTCTTAGATTTGGAAGGGGGATCAGGGATGTGGAATTGGAGACTTTGATGATGCATTCCAACCAAGAGTTGGAACAAATCGATCTATATCACTGTCTAGGACCTTCCTCAAGGGGGTTCTCTACGATAGGTCTTTGCCCTAATCTGCAAAGTTTGGATCTGAGTTGGACAAATGTAGATGATTTAAGCTTGGCTACTATAGCAAATGGTGCAAAAATGCTTAGGCATTTGAGCCTGGTTAATTGTGAGGTTGTGAGTGATATGAAGGTATTGTCCAATTTCAGGGCATTGGAGCATCTGAATGTTGACCAATGCCCATTTGTTACTGATGAGGGGCTTGATTTTCTTGCTGCCAGGTGCAGCAAGCTGGCTTATCTAAGCTTAGCGTCAACAATGATAACAGATACTGGTCTATCGTACCTTACATCTTGCAGTTCATTACGGTCATTGAGAATTCCTTACTGCAGACATGTTCAAGGTCCTGGTCTGGTTATattagcgtcaaaatgcaattggATACAGAACCTGGTCATAAGTAA